ttctttctcttttttaatTGGACTCTCTTCAATATGTGCGGCTATATCAATTTCCCGAAAGCCATTAAATTTCAAGATTATGGGCTGAGTACGCGATTTACGCCCAGACCAACAATCTATACGCATTTAGGGTTGCCATTATCATTATCGCAATTTAGGGGTAGAAGTTGTAGATTGACTAAGACAATACGAAGAACCAAGCGGTACTCACATTTAATACTTAAATGTGATAAATCCAACGGATTCTTGAAGACATGTGACCCAATGCCTAGTCTACACATTGAGACTATTAAAGCAAGTAGTCGCAATTTATGCGGCTTAAGTGATCCGTCACAGTGGGGCGAGCCATGGAAATAACAAGCTGAAGTGACTAATGAGCTTATGACAGATGCTAATTTTCCAGAAAAGAAATAATGAGGAACACTACACCTTGCTGCATATTTAGTAATATtaatgaatatgaaaataatcATTTTCAAGGATAATTCCGAATGGAATCGAGACATGACCTAGGATATGAGACCATGCCCACTGTGCAGCGCACTTCGTGTCATCCAAGCGCTTggcattttcacttttttgccGTTGACCAGACCGCAgattattaaatttatgaaattctaTTGATGTTTACACGCAAACTTTGACCGCTCGAGAGTCACTGGATATACTATGTacatacagatacaaatgtgGGAACTATACGTACATGTGTATCCGCAAACTTGAGACTGTTGAATGGGCAGACGACGAGTGCGTCGGTGTCTGTGTACTAAATTTAATGGAATCTTGAATTTAAGCGGGACCGGAGCGGTCTATCTTCATGACACTATTCAGTTGGACTTAAGACACTGCTCGACTCACATGCGGCCGCGAATCGAATTGGTATTCGCAAACTGATTTCAAACGGGAAAACGGGAAATGAGCGATATCTTAATGCCATGGATGTGACGAAACCGTATCGATCCCATCTTTGATAGTAGTGTAGTGTGCGCCATCGATTGCGTTGAACTGCTGCTATTGCTATAAACCCATTAAAAACCCATTCGAACTGACAACAGCAGTATGGTTTATTTTGGCGATCGGCAACGCGATCGCAATCGCGATCGGAGTAATCAGAAAGTCGAGCGTATCATTCACGATGAAGAGTTTGGCGAGGAGAACGTCGAGCTGGTGGACTCGGAGTGGGCGGACTTCGAGAAGTTCATTTGCCAGTTGCGCAAGCGGCGGAACAGTGCCATGTCcatggaggaggagctgcgtCACGTCCAGCGGCATCCGAAGATCAAGTCGCACGCCTTCTATCCGTGCCCGCCGCCTGCCGAAAATGCAAGGGATTCGGACTCCTCCGACGAGGATGATCCCATTGGATACATCGATACTCTTGTAAGCACACCTGTCGATCTGCAATACAATTGCTACTGTTAGGGAAATCCATTTCTGTGTGTTTGATAACACACGACATAAAGTTCTTATCTGTATATCTGTCCCACTTGCATTCGCTTTTTGTGTTAGCCAATTTCATACACATGCGGTCAACATAATAGTAGTTTTGCTAAAATACACTACTCTACTTATATAAAAAAGTAGTAAATTTACTACTTAATTTGTAGTGTTTTTGTAAGCATCAAACTATTGATATATTTCTTGTCTTACTGCAAAGGAAACTCTTTAAAAATCACACTTTTTGTGGCATTTATTAGCCGCAGGTGCATGCatacagatacacacataTGGTCGTGATTATACTGCCAATTGGTCTGATTATCCGactttcttattattattaccccTTTCTGATGACGCAAAGGGCGTTCAAATTTTCCACTGCTCACGTAGAGGCAGTGGTAAAATAGTATTTGAATTACATCTGTGATATTAAACAAGCTGCTAAGATATTGTAAAACAATCACTAgattaaaaaagcaaaaatcacTGCCACCATATAAGATATCAATCATTGCTACGCATTCGCATTGTTTATTATTGCAAACTTAACAATGTTGAAAAGtgtgctttatttatttaagcattttcgGTCACGCCCGCCGTTTGGTACATCTGCCGTGAAACCAtcgatcaaaacaaaaactttctTGTTTTCTGAATGGTTTTCCAAGCTTTTCGCTCGCCGCTTTTcctgccagttgccagttggccGAGGGCGATTTTCCCACTGCTATTCGCATCTGGGCCTTTGTAAGAGCAATGCAAAAACAGTGTACGAATGACAAAACAGGCAACAACATTAGCTATTTTTAATCCGATTATAACGAAAagtgtttattatatttaaaaagaagGCAGCAAATATTCCATTGCTAAAGGCAGTAGGGTGGCGTAAAAGAGTGACCGTATCGGTAACTCGTAGGTGAGTTATGAATATtccaaatatacatatgtatattcagTATACCCATTACCCATAACTCGAATTGAATACTCGCGAGCACTTAAATCACACATGTGCAGTTATTTCAAGAGCACATCCTAAATTGATAATCCCATATCttgcaattcaatttatgAACCATTTCGAAATACAAAAGAATTTTGGCTTTGATTGCCAAACGAACGAGCGAATTTGGAAAACAATGCTGAGAttcatattttgtttacaCATCCAGTTTTCCTTGccagtttttcattttatttctggcCATTTTTTAATATCGGCACAGCGTGCTACCCTGCCGCAGCGTCTAGCCAAAagaaatttcaataattttccACACACAAAGAGTGCCGAAAGCTCGACAAGTCAGTTTAGTTTCAAAAAAGTTTGGGCCAATACCAGAACGCTCGGTGGCAGTCGgtaaatcaaaaaaaaaaaaattaaaaatcaatagatAATGGAAATCATTAAAAAGTGCCAATAATTCGCCAAATATATGTGGGCAAATGCTGAGGTGATTTGTGTGCATTTTCCGTGTGCATCGCAGcgataaatcaaaatttatgTGAATGGCATAGCATAAACTAAACTacgaccacgaccacgacCCAGTGTAAAgatgttaaaaataaatggcaatgCATTTTAGAATAGCCGTGTTTCCGAGACGGGAGCTCAAGGGCAGTGGCGTCCACCTCTAATTACGTCTGGCAGTGGGAActcaattcaattcgatttgaATCGAGTAGAGTCGAGTCGAAAACTAGCGCTGCATTGCATCCGCGAGATAACCCAAAAGCCTAAAAATAATTTCCGAACAAGATGCGACAcaaatatttggccaacaGCCGCGGGCATGTCAAAGGCCGCCACCCAGATCCGTGCAACAGCAGTGCTGACTGTAaattctgattctgattgaAATTTGATTTGCGATTACGATACcgagtacgagtacgattCCGATTCTTCTGATCGTGATTTTGAGTACGGGACGTCGTTCGTGTGCATCGCTTGCTTCATGTTTAACAACAGCCACTCGCACCAGGATGAGTACATTCGCGAATACGCCTTCGAGCCGGAGCTGCTGATCAATCGCGAGGACTACCAGCGCAAGGAGGAGCGCTCCCAGAAGTCCACATCCTCCGCATCCTCCGCCTCCACGCCCATCCGCCAGCGCTGGGATGAGGTCATTGCcaagcagaaggagcagcaacGCCAGCAACAGAGCATCGAGATCGATCCGCCCGGCGATGATAAGAACCAGATTGAGATCGAGATCGAGGCGTTCTACTATGTGAGTGGCCCACGAGCCACCTGTCCATTTCATCCGTGAGACCAAGGGCCATCATCGATGCAGCCACAGACCCTATTaagcactggaaaaaattaCCCTGAAGTAGTTCCTTCATATCGAAAATAACTCCTCACTCGATTCCCATTTCAACAGTGAAGTGCAAACTAACCAAGTGAACTTGATGATTGGCAGTGGAAAGCATGAATatcgaaattaaaataaattaagaattTTTTAGGCCCTAGTTGTCTGCAAAAAGTGCCAAAAGAGCAACTCTAGATGGGGCATTAAATCTGCACATTATTAcacagtatttatttatttatttagtttgttttCAACGTCTGCAGCGACGAACCTCTTGCATTGACCCTCATGGCGTACACCCCAAGAAAATCACCCTGAGTTTTGCCCTTCAATTCGCAAATAAATCAGATTCTGCAGCGGAATTCATACCATTGCACCTATGCCGAAAATAATCTTGATTTTCACTTTCTCAAATATTTTCTCGAACCAAACAATGACGCATGTAAATGTATTACTTTTTTGCAGCTGTCAGACACCTCGAATTTTTTAGTCGAAAGctactttaaaataaaactccgttttgaaaaaatatatttattatttttttgtatttatcaCAACTGTAAAGAATACTTCTTTTTTCTAAGTGCATTGTCTGTGCACTTCCTATTCTGTCATCAGTTCTTTTGCGCTAGCCATTTGTCTAGAATGCTCAAGGCGATTgtaattgtttgttttcaacACAGGTAGCACAAAAAGCttctttgtttggttttcagAATGTGCATACACGCAGGCTATAATTAGAAAAGCATATTATTATGACctttacaatatttataaaagctCAGGACGCGATTAATTTGCAATCTCTCTTCGCAGATGTATGGTCGCTATACCAAAGATCTAGGAGAATTTGCCAAGGATGAAGCCAGAAAGCTCAAAATACTCGAAAAGCGACGAAAGCAGGAAGATAAGCAAAGGAATaaggtaaaataaaatagatacGTTCTGGTAATTTATAATCCCTTGGATTTTTTGTCTTGTGATTTACTATAATGCCAACTTAATGAGAAAACCAAATATTTAAGGTATGCACAGCCATTCGGCCAAGTAGATTTGATTTGAATGATTTGTAGAGTCGAGAGAACGTATCTTGCGTTGATTGCTGATATTCgttgatattatttataaagcaGCAGTGCTGGGAAATATTTACAGGAACTGCTGGGCAAACACTCGACCCGGGCGAAGCGGGTGTCATCATGGATCTGGAGGCACACGGTGGCCCGGCTGGGCGAGGATTGGGTCTTCCTCGCGCTGCTGGGCATCATTATGGCCCTGCTCTCGTTCATCATGGACAAGGGCATATCCATATGTACAAACGGTAAGGCGTCTGTCTGTTCGATAATCGATTTTGCAGCTCGTCTCTAGTATCTatgggtttatttttttccccatATATCTATTACCCACAGCGCGAATTTGGCTGTATCGCGACCTGACGTCACAGCCTTTTGTTCAGTACATCGCATGGGTCTCACTGCCGGTCTGTTTGATATTGTTCTCAGCCGGCTTTGTCCATCTCATCGCACCGCAAAGTATAGGTAAGCGTTCGCAATATCATACATCTTATATCTTCACATTTTCTCATCATAACAGTCGCCCCTAATCACCAATAACAGTCACTTCCTTAGTCTAACTTATGTACGTAGCTGGGTATTTAGTGAGTATGTTTTAGAAGTAGCCTGCTTGAGTAAATCATTTGATAATGGCCCTAAATTGTCGCACTCTTCCATATTAAAGCTGCCGTCGTCGGTTTTCCAAAATTGTAGAAATTGTATGAATTTTGTGCTTACTTACTTTACTTCTATGGTTGATGATTAGGGCCAGGAAACGAGGGAATCTTGATTCTTCTTTATAAAACATAATATGAACTCTACTTCTTCTTCCCAACGAATCTCTGAAAGAACTTTTAGTTGTTCTCAATCTTAcctttttatatatgtatatatcgaACCAATAAGTACTCATAGTACCACTGCACTCTGGCAGCTGCCCACTCCAAGCACTCTTGGCACCTCCAATCTGAGAATCCATTGTGTCTACATGTTATATACTCgaaaccaaagcaaacacaCCCAGCAATTCTGCTTCTAGCACACCTCAGACCTCAGAAACTAACCACTAACTATagatttaattattataatctAACAAACACTAACAATACCAACAACTGCGAGTATGATCAATGCAAATCTACATAACCAAACTGTGTCTAGGTTCTGGTATACCCGAAATGAAGACCATACTGCGCGGCGTTCAATTGAAAGAGTATCTCACATTTAAGACACTGGTGGCCAAGGTAATTGGTTTAACGGCAACTCTGGGCAGCGGTATGCCATTAGGAAAGGAAGTAAGTATAAGAATTGATCTCACACTGCATGCACAGCGCTGCTTCGAAGCAAGTGCAATTTGGAAAATCTATCTATGTAtccgttttcgttttcgtttccgtttccgcttctGTATCTGCGTATATCTACTTCCGTAGGGTCCTTTCGTACATATAGCAAGTATTGTAGCACAATTATTAAGTAAACTTGTCACATCATTCCAAGGCATATATGAGAATGAGTCGCGTAACTCTGAAATGTTGGCGGCCGCCTGTGCCGTCGGTGTGGGCGCCTGTTTTGCCGCTCCAGTCGGTGGTAAGTGCACATACTCcatatattttccttgacCTCTGACCCCGCTCCGCCCGCAGGTGTGCTCTTCAGCATAGAGGTCACCACCACGTACTTCGCTGTGCGCAACTACTGGCGCGGTTTCTTCGCCGCTGTGTGCGGCGCCACTGTCTTCCGGCTCCTGGCCGTTTGGTTCCAAAACGCGGACACTGTCCGTGCCCTGTTCCTCACGAACTTCACCACCGAGTTTCCCTTCGATCCTCAGGAGCTGTTCGTCTTCGCTTTGATTGGGTATGTGGCTGAACTTTATCTAGTTGCAATGGTTGCTATATCTTATGTTTCCTTTGCAGACTCGTCTGCGGTTTGGGTGGCGCTTCATACGTGTGGGTCCATCGGCGGTATGTGCTCTTTATGCGATCCAACAAGCGGATGAACAAGTTCCTGCAGAAGAAGTAAGATTCCAAAGGCATAACTCTCAAAGTGtatcaataaattaatatatctATCCTTTAGTCGCTTTCTGTATCCGGGATTCCTGGCACTGCTGGTGTCCAGCATCTCGTTTCCCCTGGGAACCGGACAGTTCCTCGCCGGCGAACTGAGCACCCACGAGCAGGTGACACAGCTATTCAGCAATTTCACGTGGTCACGAGATGATCTTACTGTGGAGCAGGCGGCTGTGGTGACCCACTGGATGACCAGTTACACCAGCGTCTTTGGCAACCTTGTCATCTACACCCTCTTCACGGTAAGAGATTGATGATTGATCGCTTGCAGATACTGATACTCATCTGTCTGGTTGCAGTTCGTGTTCTCCATTATCGCTTCCACGATACCAGTTCCGTCGGGCATGTTCATACCGGTTTTCAAGATCGGTGCCGGCTTTGGTCGGCTGGTGGGCGAGTTCATGGCGGTGACATTTCCCCATGGCGTCCGGTATGGCGGACGACTGTCGCCCATCATGCCCGGAGGCTATGCCGTCGTCGGAGCGGCCGCCTTCTCTGGATCCGTGACGCACACGGTCTCTGTGGCCGTAATCATTTTCGAGATGACCGGTCAGATTACGCACGTGGTGCCCGTGATGATTGCCGTGCTGGTGGCCAATGCCGTGGCGGCACTGCTCCAACCGTCGATATACGACAGTATTATATTGATTAAGAAGCTGCCCTATCTGCCGGATCTGCTGCCCTCCAGTTCTGGCATGTACAGCATATTCGTGGAGGACTTTATGGTGCGGGATGTGAAGTACATATGGCACGGCATCTCCTATCAGAAGCTCAAAGAAGTCCTCAAGCTGAACAAGACGCTGAGATCCCTGCCACTGGTGGACAGTCCGGATAACATGATCCTGCTGGGATCCGTGCAGCGGTACGAGCTAATCAAAATGATCGAGAAGCACATCGGACGCGAGAAGCGCATGGAGGTGGCCCAGAAGTGGCAAAAGGAGGCTCAGGAGCGAGCCCtcgaggaggagaagaagaaaCAGGAGGTGGAGCTAAAGATGAGGCGTCCATCGCGTTTCGAGGTCCTGCCAGCTCCGGATATACTCAGTTTACGGCAGATTGCCAACGACGAAATGCTGCCGCCCAAGAAAAGGGCGGAGACCATGCACAGTTCGCTGGCGCCCAGGAAGTCCATTCTAAAGAAGACCAACTCCTTCAACCTGAAGACCTACGCCCAGCCCATGGGACACAGTCCCAGCATCACGCCCTACACCACGATCACCGGCAATTCCGAGTTCCGCATTCGCTCAGCCTTCGAGGCCATCTTCAAGAAGTCCACCACGCTTCAGGACGTGCAGCCGGATCCGGAAACGGGCTCCATCTCTCCGGCTGCCAGCCACCACGAGGTGGAGGTGCCTCGAACTCCTAGTACTCCCGGTGTTTCCAAAAAGGTTCAGCTGGTAGGTGCACACTTTCTATTTACCTCATACAGATTAAGTGTTGGGTGTGTCTAAGTTATTAAGTAAACCGGGAGATGGCATCTCTCTTTTCAAGCCTGCACAAAGTAATTGGGATTTTGTAACCGATCAAATTATGCTGGTAAGTTACTCACTAACAACATACATTTCAtatcatttcattcattttcttGGGAGATGTGTGTTTAACTTACTCTAATATCTGCAAGCAAGTAAACCCTATTTCAACGGAATTAACAAAAATGGTAAGCCTCAAAACTAAGTAAAAGAGTAAACTATAAAATAGAAGTAGCATCCAGTCATAGATAATACTTTTATATCGCTAATACAGTGGACTGCCTGAAAATAGAACAAGTACTTGTTAGTTGCAGTAGAAGATTGAACTAGAGTATGGCCAGCTTAAACTACCTATCTATACATATAGTAATCTGCAgattaatgtttaaaaagcCTGCCGAGAAGGATATAGCATTATCGAATAGTGGAGATAGTTCGACGCAGTCACCGAGCATTAAATTCAAAGCAAATAAAGTTGCAGATGTAAATAGATCTCCTCAGGCGGGAAAAAGGTGCACGAAAATACGATTTGCCAATGAAGTTGGAGTAAATGGTTCGCCAACTCGAAcgaaatgtaaaataaaaccGGAAAATGAATTGGGTTACTCTATCGAAGATGTGGATGAAACAACAAATCCAGAATCACTGGCTGAGGTAGGTAAAACTGAATGAAACTCTTGATTATTGTCTATTGCCAACGAACTTAAAACGCATAATGTATCATTAACTCTCAAAGCTAACATACCCATTTTTCTCCTATCTTGTAAACCCAAAATAAGAGCATTCAAAAGACGAAGTCAGTGCGATTGGTATGTTTAGAATGTTATTCAGAATATATTACCCTTTCTTTCAACTTATACTATAACTAACGATATGGTTGATTTCCAGCCCAGGGAACGTGTTATTGACATGTCGCCGGAGGATCAGAAGCAATgggagctggaggagatgtTGAAGCCCATCGATCTGCAAAAGGCCAATGTGCACATAGATCCCTCGCCATTTCAGCTGGTGGAACGCACCTCCATACTCAAGGTTCACTCGCTGTTTTCTATGGTGGGCATTAACCACGCCTATGTCACCAAAATCGGAAGGCTCGTGGGCGTTGTGGGACTCAAAGAAGTAAGACTTGTTTCATATCCACCGATGATTCCACCTGTAACACATGTTATTCCACAGTTGCGAAAAGCCATCGAAGACATTAATAGCAATAGTTTCGTACCACCGACACGagatgaggatgcggatgagaAGCCGGCGGTGGAGAAACCCCTGCTGTCGACGAACTCTAGTGATAAGGCCGTGGACATGACCGTCACCTCGATGGACTCGGCACTATCCAATTCCGAGAACTGCTCGGACATTGAAATGGAGCACATAAAGCACACGGATAAGGGCACAGTCACGCTCACCATGCCGCCACAGGAATCCAAGCAAAGTCCATCGGCGGACACAAAGAACACAGAAAACGGCAATCATGCTTGAAACAATATGATCGGCTATCACAATAGTTACTACgatacgtatacgtaatatgtTTGTAAAGATCAGCTAAACACACCTATCATAAGTTACGTCTTACACGAGTTAGTCATCAAtgttattatgtatttatatctCGTTAGTTCATAATGTCAAAGATATCGTGATTTACATTTAAGTTGAAAAGAAATCAAGTCACCAACGAAGACtgtgtttgatttttattgatatcttTTGGGGAGTATTGATGAAGTGTAAAGTAAAATACTTTTTCCACTTATTAATTGTTTGCTAATTGACTCACAACTCTTTGATGTATATGTAACGCCAAGTTTACCATTTTTCAATTGATCTATTAAGCGCGCGCCGATTAATTTGTAGCACAGTCGAAAACTATCGATAGATTGAGAGCGCCAATAAGATATCGACACATTCCATCAGCTGATGCATCAAGTGTTGGCTAACTCGTGAAAATTATTGTGTATTGCATCTATCTTTTTCTATGCgaacttaaaaataataattattgcCCCGAATTCCTTGAGATTTGCTGGCAGTTAGCGGGGATTTCGGCTG
This genomic stretch from Drosophila yakuba strain Tai18E2 chromosome 3R, Prin_Dyak_Tai18E2_2.1, whole genome shotgun sequence harbors:
- the LOC6537388 gene encoding chloride channel protein 2 isoform X6; the encoded protein is MFNNSHSHQDEYIREYAFEPELLINREDYQRKEERSQKSTSSASSASTPIRQRWDEVIAKQKEQQRQQQSIEIDPPGDDKNQIEIEIEAFYYMYGRYTKDLGEFAKDEARKLKILEKRRKQEDKQRNKELLGKHSTRAKRVSSWIWRHTVARLGEDWVFLALLGIIMALLSFIMDKGISICTNARIWLYRDLTSQPFVQYIAWVSLPVCLILFSAGFVHLIAPQSIGSGIPEMKTILRGVQLKEYLTFKTLVAKVIGLTATLGSGMPLGKEGPFVHIASIVAQLLSKLVTSFQGIYENESRNSEMLAAACAVGVGACFAAPVGGVLFSIEVTTTYFAVRNYWRGFFAAVCGATVFRLLAVWFQNADTVRALFLTNFTTEFPFDPQELFVFALIGLVCGLGGASYVWVHRRYVLFMRSNKRMNKFLQKNRFLYPGFLALLVSSISFPLGTGQFLAGELSTHEQVTQLFSNFTWSRDDLTVEQAAVVTHWMTSYTSVFGNLVIYTLFTFVFSIIASTIPVPSGMFIPVFKIGAGFGRLVGEFMAVTFPHGVRYGGRLSPIMPGGYAVVGAAAFSGSVTHTVSVAVIIFEMTGQITHVVPVMIAVLVANAVAALLQPSIYDSIILIKKLPYLPDLLPSSSGMYSIFVEDFMVRDVKYIWHGISYQKLKEVLKLNKTLRSLPLVDSPDNMILLGSVQRYELIKMIEKHIGREKRMEVAQKWQKEAQERALEEEKKKQEVELKMRRPSRFEVLPAPDILSLRQIANDEMLPPKKRAETMHSSLAPRKSILKKTNSFNLKTYAQPMGHSPSITPYTTITGNSEFRIRSAFEAIFKKSTTLQDVQPDPETGSISPAASHHEVEVPRTPSTPGVSKKVQLPRERVIDMSPEDQKQWELEEMLKPIDLQKANVHIDPSPFQLVERTSILKVHSLFSMVGINHAYVTKIGRLVGVVGLKELRKAIEDINSNSFVPPTRDEDADEKPAVEKPLLSTNSSDKAVDMTVTSMDSALSNSENCSDIEMEHIKHTDKGTVTLTMPPQESKQSPSADTKNTENGNHA
- the LOC6537388 gene encoding chloride channel protein 2 isoform X2: MFNNSHSHQDEYIREYAFEPELLINREDYQRKEERSQKSTSSASSASTPIRQRWDEVIAKQKEQQRQQQSIEIDPPGDDKNQIEIEIEAFYYMYGRYTKDLGEFAKDEARKLKILEKRRKQEDKQRNKELLGKHSTRAKRVSSWIWRHTVARLGEDWVFLALLGIIMALLSFIMDKGISICTNARIWLYRDLTSQPFVQYIAWVSLPVCLILFSAGFVHLIAPQSIGSGIPEMKTILRGVQLKEYLTFKTLVAKVIGLTATLGSGMPLGKEGPFVHIASIVAQLLSKLVTSFQGIYENESRNSEMLAAACAVGVGACFAAPVGGVLFSIEVTTTYFAVRNYWRGFFAAVCGATVFRLLAVWFQNADTVRALFLTNFTTEFPFDPQELFVFALIGLVCGLGGASYVWVHRRYVLFMRSNKRMNKFLQKNRFLYPGFLALLVSSISFPLGTGQFLAGELSTHEQVTQLFSNFTWSRDDLTVEQAAVVTHWMTSYTSVFGNLVIYTLFTFVFSIIASTIPVPSGMFIPVFKIGAGFGRLVGEFMAVTFPHGVRYGGRLSPIMPGGYAVVGAAAFSGSVTHTVSVAVIIFEMTGQITHVVPVMIAVLVANAVAALLQPSIYDSIILIKKLPYLPDLLPSSSGMYSIFVEDFMVRDVKYIWHGISYQKLKEVLKLNKTLRSLPLVDSPDNMILLGSVQRYELIKMIEKHIGREKRMEVAQKWQKEAQERALEEEKKKQEVELKMRRPSRFEVLPAPDILSLRQIANDEMLPPKKRAETMHSSLAPRKSILKKTNSFNLKTYAQPMGHSPSITPYTTITGNSEFRIRSAFEAIFKKSTTLQDVQPDPETGSISPAASHHEVEVPRTPSTPGVSKKVQLPAQSNWDFVTDQIMLQVNPISTELTKMPAEKDIALSNSGDSSTQSPSIKFKANKVADVNRSPQAGKRCTKIRFANEVGVNGSPTRTKCKIKPENELGYSIEDVDETTNPESLAESIQKTKSVRLPRERVIDMSPEDQKQWELEEMLKPIDLQKANVHIDPSPFQLVERTSILKVHSLFSMVGINHAYVTKIGRLVGVVGLKELRKAIEDINSNSFVPPTRDEDADEKPAVEKPLLSTNSSDKAVDMTVTSMDSALSNSENCSDIEMEHIKHTDKGTVTLTMPPQESKQSPSADTKNTENGNHA
- the LOC6537388 gene encoding chloride channel protein 2 isoform X7 — translated: MKATRNGGQLLIAPSPQSAARLLPLRTYSNASSLGHHHDRSTLSDGDEEEGGLGYTHTLMYGRYTKDLGEFAKDEARKLKILEKRRKQEDKQRNKELLGKHSTRAKRVSSWIWRHTVARLGEDWVFLALLGIIMALLSFIMDKGISICTNARIWLYRDLTSQPFVQYIAWVSLPVCLILFSAGFVHLIAPQSIGSGIPEMKTILRGVQLKEYLTFKTLVAKVIGLTATLGSGMPLGKEGPFVHIASIVAQLLSKLVTSFQGIYENESRNSEMLAAACAVGVGACFAAPVGGVLFSIEVTTTYFAVRNYWRGFFAAVCGATVFRLLAVWFQNADTVRALFLTNFTTEFPFDPQELFVFALIGLVCGLGGASYVWVHRRYVLFMRSNKRMNKFLQKNRFLYPGFLALLVSSISFPLGTGQFLAGELSTHEQVTQLFSNFTWSRDDLTVEQAAVVTHWMTSYTSVFGNLVIYTLFTFVFSIIASTIPVPSGMFIPVFKIGAGFGRLVGEFMAVTFPHGVRYGGRLSPIMPGGYAVVGAAAFSGSVTHTVSVAVIIFEMTGQITHVVPVMIAVLVANAVAALLQPSIYDSIILIKKLPYLPDLLPSSSGMYSIFVEDFMVRDVKYIWHGISYQKLKEVLKLNKTLRSLPLVDSPDNMILLGSVQRYELIKMIEKHIGREKRMEVAQKWQKEAQERALEEEKKKQEVELKMRRPSRFEVLPAPDILSLRQIANDEMLPPKKRAETMHSSLAPRKSILKKTNSFNLKTYAQPMGHSPSITPYTTITGNSEFRIRSAFEAIFKKSTTLQDVQPDPETGSISPAASHHEVEVPRTPSTPGVSKKVQLPRERVIDMSPEDQKQWELEEMLKPIDLQKANVHIDPSPFQLVERTSILKVHSLFSMVGINHAYVTKIGRLVGVVGLKELRKAIEDINSNSFVPPTRDEDADEKPAVEKPLLSTNSSDKAVDMTVTSMDSALSNSENCSDIEMEHIKHTDKGTVTLTMPPQESKQSPSADTKNTENGNHA
- the LOC6537388 gene encoding chloride channel protein 2 isoform X3, which gives rise to MKATRNGGQLLIAPSPQSAARLLPLRTYSNASSLGHHHDRSTLSDGDEEEGGLGYTHTLMYGRYTKDLGEFAKDEARKLKILEKRRKQEDKQRNKELLGKHSTRAKRVSSWIWRHTVARLGEDWVFLALLGIIMALLSFIMDKGISICTNARIWLYRDLTSQPFVQYIAWVSLPVCLILFSAGFVHLIAPQSIGSGIPEMKTILRGVQLKEYLTFKTLVAKVIGLTATLGSGMPLGKEGPFVHIASIVAQLLSKLVTSFQGIYENESRNSEMLAAACAVGVGACFAAPVGGVLFSIEVTTTYFAVRNYWRGFFAAVCGATVFRLLAVWFQNADTVRALFLTNFTTEFPFDPQELFVFALIGLVCGLGGASYVWVHRRYVLFMRSNKRMNKFLQKNRFLYPGFLALLVSSISFPLGTGQFLAGELSTHEQVTQLFSNFTWSRDDLTVEQAAVVTHWMTSYTSVFGNLVIYTLFTFVFSIIASTIPVPSGMFIPVFKIGAGFGRLVGEFMAVTFPHGVRYGGRLSPIMPGGYAVVGAAAFSGSVTHTVSVAVIIFEMTGQITHVVPVMIAVLVANAVAALLQPSIYDSIILIKKLPYLPDLLPSSSGMYSIFVEDFMVRDVKYIWHGISYQKLKEVLKLNKTLRSLPLVDSPDNMILLGSVQRYELIKMIEKHIGREKRMEVAQKWQKEAQERALEEEKKKQEVELKMRRPSRFEVLPAPDILSLRQIANDEMLPPKKRAETMHSSLAPRKSILKKTNSFNLKTYAQPMGHSPSITPYTTITGNSEFRIRSAFEAIFKKSTTLQDVQPDPETGSISPAASHHEVEVPRTPSTPGVSKKVQLPAQSNWDFVTDQIMLQVNPISTELTKMPAEKDIALSNSGDSSTQSPSIKFKANKVADVNRSPQAGKRCTKIRFANEVGVNGSPTRTKCKIKPENELGYSIEDVDETTNPESLAESIQKTKSVRLPRERVIDMSPEDQKQWELEEMLKPIDLQKANVHIDPSPFQLVERTSILKVHSLFSMVGINHAYVTKIGRLVGVVGLKELRKAIEDINSNSFVPPTRDEDADEKPAVEKPLLSTNSSDKAVDMTVTSMDSALSNSENCSDIEMEHIKHTDKGTVTLTMPPQESKQSPSADTKNTENGNHA